From the genome of Haloarcula taiwanensis:
GAGGACGCCTTCGGAATCGTGACGACAGCTTCGTAGCTGGTCACCCAGGCGATGCTGACGGCGGCCGGCGACGCGTCGTGCTGGTCCGCGATGTCGACGATGGTCGGTTCCTCGAATACGCGACCGCCGGCCAGCGGTGCGTACGCGACCAGCGGATAGCCGTGTTTCTGGGCGTCAGCGAGGAGTGATTCCTGCCAGAACAGCGGATGGAACTCGACCTGATGTGCAGCAATCGCATCGAGGTGATCGCGCGCGATAGCCAGCTGGTCCGGGTCGAAGTTCGAGAGTCCGACGTGCTCGGTCAGTCCCGCCTCGCGCACGGCCTCGACGGCGGGCAGCGTTGTTCCCGGGTCATAGTCGCCACGTGGCCGGTGGACGTACAGTAAGTCGACGGCGTCGAGGCCGAGTCGGTCGAGGCTCGCTTCTGTCGCCGGGCGGACGGCAGTTGCCCCGAGTGCGTCGATCCAGAGCTTCGTCGCGACAGTCAGGTCGGCACGGTCGGTTTCGGCGGCGGCGATGCCCGCGCCGACAGTGCTCTCGTTGTCATATATCTGAGCAGTATCGAGATGACGGTAGCCACAGTCGACGGCTGTCCGAACGACCGCCTCGTCCTCGATACCCATCGTGCCGAGCCCGACTGGTGGGAGGTCCATGCTCCAGCGTTGGGACCCCCGTTAAAAACCAGTAGCGGCTCCGACAGGGGACATCCCCCCAGATGCGCCCCTCGGTCGGTTAGAAATCGGTCTGCTGCGTGACGGCCGCCGCGTGGTCAGCCCACTTTTCAACGGTGGGCGAACCCCAGTACTTTACTGCGCCGCTTCGCTCGTCGTAGTCGATGAGTCCGATCTGATGGAGCATCGGTAGGTGCTGCTCTTCGAGTTGGGCTCGGATAGTCGCGGGTGACGTGTCTGCTGCATCGACCGTGCTC
Proteins encoded in this window:
- a CDS encoding transcriptional regulator; amino-acid sequence: MTPSERTLSTADVDDVFEVLADWRRRAVCRYFASSDRTAADVGALASAISELGGTSTVDAADTSPATIRAQLEEQHLPMLHQIGLIDYDERSGAVKYWGSPTVEKWADHAAAVTQQTDF
- a CDS encoding aldehyde oxidoreductase, coding for MDLPPVGLGTMGIEDEAVVRTAVDCGYRHLDTAQIYDNESTVGAGIAAAETDRADLTVATKLWIDALGATAVRPATEASLDRLGLDAVDLLYVHRPRGDYDPGTTLPAVEAVREAGLTEHVGLSNFDPDQLAIARDHLDAIAAHQVEFHPLFWQESLLADAQKHGYPLVAYAPLAGGRVFEEPTIVDIADQHDASPAAVSIAWVTSYEAVVTIPKASSRSHLEANLAAADLELTDAEIARIEAIEREEELFPE